The Shewanella algae DNA segment TGTCTTTCATCATCGGTCAGCAGCAGCTCAAACAGGCAATTAAGATCTTCTGGATTGTTATGGGCTAGCACTTTATCCAGTACTGATATCCAATCTGGGCGCATATAAACTCATTCGTGTTCACGTAATGGTACGTGAACACAGTATAGCCTCGTTTTCCTGCGAAAAAAAGTCGTGTTTTAGCAGCCAGTTACTGACAAAACTTTACATGTAAACTGAAAAAGCCTACTCCCTCTGTCACACAAAATGTGTACAATAGCCAAGCAATGTCACATTAACGCACAAACTTGTGAGAATGATAATGAAAAAATACTTACTGATGTTAGCCGCCACCGCGGCGCTTAGCGCTACAGCTGTTCAGGCCCACAACTTTGAAAGCAGCGATGATGCCATCCAGTACCGTCAGTCTGGTTTCAGCCTGATGGCCTATAACTTCGGTGATATCGGTGCCATGCTCAAAGGCAAGAAAGACTTTGACGCCGATGTTGCAGCTATGCGTGCAGCCAATGTGGCCGCCCTGGCGAAACTGCCACTGGAAGGCTTTATCGACGGTTCAGACAAGGGTAATACTGAAGCCCTGGCCAAGATTTGGGCTGACAAGGCTGACTTTGAAGCCAAGTTCAAAGAACTGCAAACCAATGCCGATGCCCTGGCCATAGCGGCCAAAGGTGGCGACAAGAATGAGCTGAAAAAAGCCTTCGGTGCCGTTGGCAAGAGCTGCAAAGGCTGCCACGACGTCTACAAGAAAGACTAAGCTCTTTCGTCGATTCCATTAAAAAA contains these protein-coding regions:
- a CDS encoding c-type cytochrome is translated as MKKYLLMLAATAALSATAVQAHNFESSDDAIQYRQSGFSLMAYNFGDIGAMLKGKKDFDADVAAMRAANVAALAKLPLEGFIDGSDKGNTEALAKIWADKADFEAKFKELQTNADALAIAAKGGDKNELKKAFGAVGKSCKGCHDVYKKD